A genomic segment from Portunus trituberculatus isolate SZX2019 chromosome 14, ASM1759143v1, whole genome shotgun sequence encodes:
- the LOC123503776 gene encoding uncharacterized protein LOC123503776, whose translation MLALRLTAEIIQDQYPVAVNAIVKNSYVDDILGNCDNYEGANNLLREIEFVLGQGGFKVKHWILSGAHNPSKLDLAETQKEKVLGVVWEPNRDVFVFSVKINFSPKHRKTHTGPDLKPDNLTGETPQYLTKRMLLSQIATQFDPLGLVCPVTLKAKLMLRRLVCPEGDEDAKYGWDDAVLPQIRSEWLDYFQMMFELETLWFPRCVREADHVGNPTLVIFSDGSTIAYGACAYVRWEYRTGMFSSRLLMAKSKLAPLKQLSVPRIELCGALLAARMRETITKELNYNFESVIHIVDSAIVRAQIQKESFGFGTFTATKIAEIQSKTNPEEWWWIPRKDNPADMTTKPAKPVDLAEGSIWQMGPAFLSLPISMWPIRKDPVSELPDKVGIFISHADADVTTTGLCKLFDISRFNSHEKLIRVTSRVIRAIRSRSLRESLLTPTVEDLAIAEMLWVKEVQSELDPDWETKYRRLGPTRNEAGVIVVGQRIPKWLKNNYDQDGFILLSPDHDFTKLYVESMHRLDHAGIEVTLAKIQSKFWVPKVRNMIKSVRYKCITCRKLRKEIVGQLMGQLPEERLKPSPPFTYTALDLYGPLLVKDMVKGRSRGKAYGVIFNCLATRAVHLDLIEGYSTRDFLDGLRRFVSIRGCPREIYSDAGTQLTAASKGLIDLSRLSSDDIQDFACNKGGEVKWVFNASADAPWQNGASESLIKSLKRSLTVAIGDNVLTFSKLQTTLFEISNILNERPIGIKPGCDPELGKYLCPNDLLLGRTSNKAPKGVFEHFPSHESRLQFHQRIVDSFWKKWTRIFSHSSDSSKVAH comes from the coding sequence CTTGCTTTAAGATTAACTGCGGAAATAATTCAAGACCAGTACCCTGTTGCAGTCAATGCCATAGTGAAGAACAGCTATGTGGATGACATACTAGGAAATTGTGACAATTATGAGGGAGCAAACAATTTACTGAGAGAGATTGAATTTGTTTTAGGCCAAGGAGGATTTAAGGTGAAACATTGGATTCTGTCAGGTGCTCATAACCCTAGCAAACTGGATCTAGCAGAaactcaaaaagaaaaagtcttGGGTGTTGTGTGGGAACCCAACAGAGACGTATTTGTGTTTAGTGTGAAAATAAATTTTTCTCCCAAACATCGCAAGACACATACGGGCCCAGATCTTAAACCGGATAACCTTACCGGTGAGACACCCCAGTATTTGACCAAGAGAATGCTTTTAAGTCAGATTGCAACCCAATTTGACCCCTTGGGACTTGTCTGCCCTGTAACTTTAAAGGCAAAATTGATGTTGAGGCGTCTTGTCTGTCCAGAGGGTGATGAAGATGCAAAATACGGTTGGGATGATGCAGTGTTGCCACAGATTAGAAGTGAATGGCTGGATTATTTCCAGATGATGTTTGAGTTAGAAACTCTATGGTTTCCCAGATGTGTTAGGGAAGCTGACCACGTTGGTAACCCTACATTGGTCATATTTTCAGACGGGTCTACTATAGCATATGGAGCTTGTGCTTACGTTAGATGGGAATATCGTACAGGAATGTTTAGCTCTAGACTTTTGATGGCTAAGTCTAAACTTGCCCCGCTCAAGCAGTTATCAGTCCCTCGAATTGAACTTTGTGGAGCCCTACTTGCAGCTCGGATGAGAGAGACCATCACAAAGGAACTTAACTATAACTTTGAATCTGTAATACATATTGTTGACTCTGCTATTGTCCGGGCTCAGATTCAGAAGGAGAGTTTCGGGTTTGGTACTTTTACAGCTACGAAAATTGCCGAGATTCAAAGTAAAACTAATCCCGAGGAATGGTGGTGGATACCTAGGAAAGACAATCCGGCGGACATGACCACCAAACCTGCTAAACCTGTTGATCTTGCTGAAGGATCCATTTGGCAAATGGGGCccgccttcctgtctctccctatCAGCATGTGGCCTATAAGGAAAGACCCTGTCTCGGAATTACCTGATAAAGTGGGCATCTTCATTTCTCACGCTGATGCTGATGTTACTACCACAGGTCTTTGCAAATTGTTTGATATTTCTCGGTTCAATAGCCATGAGAAACTGATAAGGGTTACCAGTCGTGTCATACGGGCGATCAGATCCCGATCTCTTAGAGAATCACTTTTAACTCCAACTGTAGAAGATCTTGCGATCGCTGAAATGTTGTGGGTGAAGGAAGTTCAATCTGAACTTGATCCTGATTGGGAAACTAAGTACCGTAGGTTAGGGCCTACCAGAAATGAAGCTGGGGTGATTGTTGTCGGTCAGCGTATCCCTAAATGGTTAAAGAATAACTATGATCAGGAcggatttattttgctttctcctGATCATGACTTTACTAAGTTGTATGTGGAATCTATGCATCGTCTGGACCATGCTGGCATTGAAGTAACTTTAGCCAAGATTCAATCCAAGTTTTGGGTACCAAAGGTCCGGAACATGATCAAATCTGTGAGGTACAAATGCATCACCTGTCGCAAACTGAGGAAAGAAATAGTTGGTCAACTTATGGGACAGCTGCCAGAAGAACGCCTCAAACCATCTCCTCCGTTTACCTACACTGCCCTAGATTTGTACGGCCCCCTTTTAGTTAAAGATATGGTCAAGGGTCGCTCAAGAGGTAAAGCTTACGGTGTAATCTTCAACTGTTTGGCCACTCGTGCTGTTCATCTGGATCTAATTGAAGGGTATAGCACTAGGGATTTCCTTGATGGACTTAGAAGATTCGTATCTATCCGAGGATGTCCGCGTGAAATTTATTCAGATGCTGGTACTCAACTGACTGCCGCCAGTAAAGGATTGATAGATCTGTCCAGGTTAAGTTCTGATGACATACAAGATTTTGCTTGCAATAAAGGGGGAGAGGTTAAATGGGTTTTCAATGCATCAGCAGACGCACCATGGCAAAACGGTGCTAGTGAAAGTCTAATCAAATCCCTTAAGAGAAGTCTGACTGTGGCTATCGGTGATAATGTATTAACCTTCAGTAAATTACAGACAACCCTTTTTGAGATTTCAAATATACTAAATGAAAGACCTATAGGTATAAAGCCAGGATGTGATCCAGAACTTGGAAAATACCTTTGCCCTAACGACCTCCTCCTTGGACGTACCTCTAACAAAGCTCCAAAGGGTGTCTTTGAGCACTTTCCTAGTCATGAATCTCGATTGCAGTTCCACCAGCGCATTGTAGATTCATTTTGGAAAAAATGGACTAGGATTTTTTCCCACTCTTCTGATTCGTCAAAAGTGGCACATTGA